Proteins from a single region of Gemmatimonadaceae bacterium:
- the hypE gene encoding hydrogenase expression/formation protein HypE: MPDYKAQIRFSDSQIEMAHGAGGKASRRLIEGLIAPALGGPLLEALGDAALVEIAGARLAFTADSFVVKPLRFPGGSIGDLAVNGTVNDLAVSGAKPAALLVTLILEAGLSSEVLEVELRAIAAAARHAGVVVVGGDTKVVEHGMADGMYITTAGIGAVDPRATCSPKLVKPGDRILLSGPIGDHGITILLARGEIDLETDLRSDTRPVYPMIEALIGRVGSGVKWMRDPTRGGVASSLNELAADARVAIALFEETVPVREQVRGACEILGLEPMHIANEGQFLAVVAPECAEEALDAVRSVAGGEEAVFIGEVREAPARTVLSISAYGGTRVVDMLVGDPLPRIC, translated from the coding sequence ATGCCCGACTACAAGGCTCAGATCCGCTTTTCTGATTCGCAGATCGAGATGGCGCACGGTGCCGGCGGCAAGGCAAGCCGCCGCCTGATAGAAGGGCTGATCGCGCCAGCGCTTGGCGGTCCACTGCTCGAAGCACTCGGCGACGCCGCACTCGTTGAGATTGCCGGCGCCCGGCTAGCCTTCACGGCGGACAGCTTCGTCGTCAAGCCACTTCGCTTTCCCGGTGGATCCATCGGTGATCTTGCCGTAAACGGGACAGTCAACGATCTCGCGGTGTCGGGAGCGAAGCCGGCGGCGTTACTGGTGACGCTGATCCTCGAGGCGGGGTTGTCATCTGAAGTACTCGAGGTGGAGTTGCGGGCTATCGCCGCGGCGGCCCGACACGCGGGCGTCGTAGTGGTAGGGGGCGATACGAAGGTTGTCGAGCACGGAATGGCGGACGGCATGTACATAACAACCGCCGGCATCGGGGCCGTCGATCCGAGGGCGACTTGCTCACCGAAGCTGGTGAAGCCCGGTGACAGAATTCTCCTCTCGGGGCCTATCGGCGATCACGGGATCACCATCCTGCTTGCGCGCGGTGAAATTGATCTGGAGACGGACCTTCGCTCCGACACCCGGCCCGTGTACCCGATGATAGAGGCACTTATCGGGCGTGTTGGCTCCGGCGTCAAGTGGATGCGTGATCCGACACGGGGAGGGGTCGCCAGCTCGCTCAATGAACTGGCCGCTGATGCGCGCGTCGCAATTGCGCTGTTCGAAGAAACAGTTCCGGTACGCGAGCAGGTTCGCGGCGCGTGCGAGATACTCGGCCTCGAGCCGATGCACATCGCCAACGAAGGTCAGTTCCTTGCGGTCGTTGCCCCTGAATGCGCCGAGGAAGCCCTCGATGCGGTGCGATCGGTCGCGGGAGGGGAGGAAGCCGTATTTATCGGGGAGGTACGCGAGGCCCCTGCGCGGACAGTCCTTTCAATTTCCGCCTACGGTGGAACGCGCGTTGTAGACATGCTCGTCGGGGATCCGCTTCCGAGGATCTGTTGA
- a CDS encoding HoxN/HupN/NixA family nickel/cobalt transporter — MGRVIVIFALLVIANLGAWAWALIAFREFPLLPGTALLAYGLGLRHALDADHTAAIDNVTRKLMQSGQRPVAVGLWFSLGHSTVVVIASVAIAVAATALNGPLAAYRPLGGTIGTIISATFLLVIAVMKLFIFADVYRAFRRVRAGGSYTGDDLDQMTGGGRLLGRLFRPVFAVISRSWHMYPLGFLFGRGFDTATEIGLLGISAAEASTGMPIWSILVFRALFTAGMSLVDTIDSVLMLGAYGWAFTQPVRKLYYNLTITAVSIVVAVLVGGIEALGLLSEKLSL; from the coding sequence ATGGGACGGGTCATTGTCATCTTCGCGCTGCTGGTTATCGCGAACCTCGGAGCATGGGCGTGGGCGCTTATCGCGTTCCGTGAATTTCCGCTATTGCCGGGTACCGCACTCCTTGCGTACGGACTCGGGTTGCGACACGCGCTGGACGCAGATCACACCGCGGCCATCGACAACGTGACCCGAAAGCTGATGCAAAGCGGTCAGCGGCCCGTCGCCGTCGGACTCTGGTTTTCGCTCGGTCACTCCACCGTGGTTGTGATCGCATCGGTAGCCATCGCTGTCGCCGCGACCGCGCTGAACGGACCGCTGGCTGCATACCGTCCCTTGGGCGGGACCATCGGAACGATCATCTCAGCCACTTTTCTGCTCGTGATCGCGGTGATGAAACTCTTCATCTTCGCCGACGTCTACCGCGCCTTCCGCCGGGTGCGGGCAGGGGGTTCTTATACCGGCGATGATCTCGACCAGATGACCGGAGGCGGAAGGCTGCTTGGCAGATTGTTCCGCCCCGTCTTCGCCGTCATCAGCCGTAGCTGGCACATGTATCCGCTGGGATTTCTGTTCGGACGTGGATTTGATACTGCTACGGAGATCGGACTTCTGGGAATCTCCGCGGCTGAAGCATCCACTGGCATGCCCATCTGGTCGATCCTCGTTTTTCGAGCATTGTTTACCGCTGGAATGTCCCTCGTCGACACAATTGACAGCGTACTCATGCTCGGTGCCTACGGGTGGGCGTTCACTCAGCCAGTTCGCAAGCTCTATTACAACCTTACGATCACAGCGGTTTCGATCGTCGTCGCCGTGCTTGTCGGAGGCATCGAAGCGCTCGGCCTGCTCAGCGAGAAACTGTCACTGTAG
- the hypD gene encoding hydrogenase formation protein HypD, translating to MKFVDEFRDAHLIRQAAGEIRRLADPARHYRLMEVCGGHTHAIYRFALKDVLPDNIELVHGPGCPVCVLPMGRVDDGLSIASDPKVILATFGDMMRVPGRNGTPLEHKARGADIRMVYSPLDALKLAEKNPDREVVFFAIGFETTAPSTALTLMRARALGIRNFSVFCNHVTIIPAIRAILDSPDMRIEAFIGPGHVSTVIGCRPYEFICRDYKRPLVTSGFEPLDVLQSIVMILRQLEAGTAFVENQYARVVPWEGNLPALRAMAEVFELRPYFEWRGLGFISQSALKLRDSYAAWDAESRFHIPGIRVTDPKAAQCGEVLKGVLKPHQCKLFGRECTPEKPVGALMVSSEGACAAYYNYALRTTAAAAV from the coding sequence ATGAAATTTGTCGATGAATTCCGCGATGCACATCTGATCCGGCAGGCCGCAGGGGAGATTCGCCGACTGGCGGACCCAGCGCGGCACTATCGGTTGATGGAGGTGTGCGGCGGTCACACGCACGCCATCTATCGCTTTGCGTTGAAGGACGTGTTGCCGGACAACATCGAGCTGGTCCATGGGCCCGGCTGCCCCGTGTGCGTGCTCCCCATGGGCAGGGTCGACGATGGCTTGTCGATTGCCAGCGACCCGAAAGTGATCCTCGCGACATTTGGCGACATGATGCGCGTGCCGGGCCGGAACGGAACGCCACTCGAGCACAAGGCGCGCGGCGCAGACATCCGGATGGTTTACTCGCCGCTTGACGCGCTCAAGCTCGCTGAAAAAAATCCCGATCGCGAAGTGGTGTTTTTCGCTATCGGGTTCGAGACGACCGCACCATCCACGGCGCTCACTCTGATGCGCGCCCGCGCACTCGGTATCAGAAATTTCTCGGTCTTCTGCAACCACGTTACGATCATTCCGGCGATCCGGGCAATTCTCGATTCGCCGGACATGCGGATCGAGGCATTCATCGGGCCGGGACACGTGTCAACAGTCATCGGCTGCCGGCCGTACGAATTCATCTGCCGGGACTATAAGCGTCCACTGGTTACGTCCGGCTTCGAGCCGCTGGACGTTCTGCAGTCGATCGTGATGATTCTTCGCCAGCTCGAGGCGGGAACAGCGTTTGTCGAGAACCAGTACGCCCGCGTGGTTCCGTGGGAAGGCAATCTGCCGGCACTGCGCGCGATGGCCGAAGTGTTCGAGTTGCGGCCCTATTTCGAGTGGCGAGGGCTCGGATTCATTTCGCAGTCGGCGCTCAAACTGCGCGACAGTTACGCCGCTTGGGACGCAGAAAGCCGGTTTCATATTCCGGGTATTCGCGTAACGGATCCCAAGGCCGCGCAGTGTGGCGAGGTTCTGAAGGGTGTGCTCAAGCCGCATCAATGCAAACTGTTCGGCCGCGAGTGCACGCCGGAGAAGCCGGTAGGCGCGTTGATGGTGTCTTCTGAAGGAGCATGCGCGGCGTATTACAACTACGCGCTCCGCACGACGGCCGCGGCAGCGGTATAG